The Streptomyces sp. JB150 genomic interval GCGCCCCGACACATAGGTCGTGGCGAACTCCGGTGCGCCCGGCGCCGGTTCGAGTGCGGAGACGATCCCGGTGACCGGGCTCACCAGATGCCCGTAGCGCTCGAGGACCTGGTCGGGGGTCAGCGCCCGGTGCCCGCCGCCGCCGGGGGCGGCCTTGGGCCGCGACACGGGCACGAACGGCGCGCGCACCCGCCGGGCCGTCAGCTGCGGGTCACCGCAGGAAGGGCACTGGGGGACCCGCGGCACCGCGTGGACACGGGTGCGCAGGGTGAGGGTGTCGACCGTGCGGACGGCACCCTGATCGGCGTAGCGCAGGCCGGCCAGCCACTTGGCGGCCTCCAGCACCGCGCTCTGCGCGGCCATGACCCGGCCCGCGGACAGCGAGGCGATCGGCCGGCCCAGCGGCCCCTCCAGGGCCAGCGCCTGCCGCAGCGGCCCCTCGTAGCTGCGGTGCTGCTCCACCCGCAGGGCCAGGCACGTCCAGCAGGGGCCCTCGCCGGGCCGGAAGAACGGCCCGATCCACGGCTCGTAGCCGCACAGGCGGGCGAGCAGCCACGGCCGGCCCGCCGCCCGGTGCTCGGCGTCGACCCGTTCCAGCTCGGGGGAGAGGTAGTCGTCGCACAGCACCAGGGTGAGGTCGGTGTCGCTGTCGGCCACGGTCAGGCCCGAGTCGGCGCCGGCGGCGAGCACCGCGGCGGCGTCGACGCCGGCCAGCGGCAGGATCCGCAGCCGTGAGCAGGCCAGGCCGGCCGCGGCCCGCGCACCGTCCAGGCCGGCCAGGTCCCAGTACGCCTCGGCGACCGGGTCACCGGCCGCGGCCGAGGGGGCCGGGGTGCCGAAGCGCAGCAGCCCGGCCTCGCTCAGGAGCCGCAGCCCGCCCTGCGCCTCCTCGGCGGTCAGGGCGGGCGCGGCGGCCTGAAGGATCTGGGTGAGGGACCGGGTGCCGTCGAGCAGCGGGACCAGCACCTCGGCCAGCGCGCCGTGCAGGGCGGTCACGCCCTGCCGCGAGACCAGGTAGGTCGCCTCGCCGGGGACCGTCGCCGGACGCAGGTGGTGCCGGAACCCGACGAGGGCCTCCCCGTCCTGGGGGGCACCCGGCCCCGGTCTGTTGGAAGGCGGCAGTTCTGTCGTCATATCCACGACCCCGCGACGGAGTCGCTCTCGACGGCCACCGGCGCCGCGGTCGGGGCGCCGTAGGTGTAGGTCAGAGCGACGTTCGCGGGGATCGGGCCGGCACACAGGGTGAACGCGGGAGCGTCGGCCGCCGCGGGAGCCGCCTCGGCGCAGAAGGTGAAGCGCACCGCCGGACCGGCGCGGTGGCCGAGGTGCTCGACCACGAGGAGCGGACGTGCGGGAACTGCCTCGGTGATGCGCGCCGGGCCGGTGTCCGTGCTGACACTCGCATGGCTCATCGGAGTAGATCCTCACTGTCGTGGTGGGCTGGTGCTCCAATGACCGGAATTCTTCGACGCGCGCCCACCTCGCGGACAGTGTCGGGTTCATCGCCGACGGGTGAAGTTCTCACTCAACCGGAGATGCCCGCTCCGCCGGCCGCCCCCTTGAGCGGCTCCCACCAGCCGCGGTTGTCGCGGTACCACCGTACGGTTTCCGCGAGCGCCTCCTCGAAACCCCTGCGGGGCCGGTAACCCAGCTCCCGACGGATCTTGGTGCAGTCCACCGAATAGCGCCGGTCGTGGCCCTTGCGGTCCTCGACGTGCTCGACACTGTCCGCCCAGCTCGCGCCGCACGCCCGCAGCAGCAGCGCGGTCAGCTCCCGGTTGGACAGCTCGGTGCCGCCGCCGATGTTGTAGATCTCACCGGCCCGGCCCCTGGTGCGCACCAGCTCGATGCCCTGGACGTGGTCGTCGATGTGCAGCCAGTCGCGGACGTTGCCGCCGTCGCCGTACAGCGGGACCTTCCTGCCGTCCAGCAGGTTCGTCACGAACAGCGGGATGACCTTCTCGGGGAACTGGTGGTGCCCGAAGTTGTTCGAACAGCGGGTGACCCGCACGTCCAAACCGTGCGTGCGGTGGTACGACAGCGCGATCAGGTCGCTGGACGCCTTCGACGACGAGTACGGCGAGTTCGGCTCCAGCGGATGGTCCTCGGGCCAGGAACCCTCCTCGATCGACCCGTACACCTCGTCGGTGGAGACGTGCACGAACACCTCGACGCCGGCCCGGTGCGCCGCGTCGGTGAGCGTGTGCGTGCCCACCACGTTGGTGCGCACGAACTCCGCGCCCCCGTCGATGGACCGGTCGACATGCGACTCCGCGGCGAAGTGCACCACCTGGGCGTGCTCGGCCATCAGCTTGGCGACCAGCTCGGGGTCGCAGATGTCGCCCTGCACGAACGAGAACTGCGGGTGGTCGCGGACCTCGTCGAGGTTGGCGGGATTGCCCGCGTAGGTCAGCTTGTCCAGCACGGTGATCGAGACGTCACCGGGGCCGTCGGGGCCCAGGACGGTGCGCACGTAGTGCGAGCCGATGAACCCGGCCCCGCCGGTGACCAGGACCCGGGTCGTCATGACGCACCCCCGGCCACCGTGCGGGAACCGGGCGGCACGGCCCGGCCGGCGACGGCGCCCGCCGGCCCGGCGGACAGCCCCGCGCCGTGCGGGGTCGAGGGTCGGATGCAGAGCATGGCACGTTCTCCTTCTCAGGCTACGCGGGCGGGCGGCGTCAGGCGGTGACGGGCCGCGACCTCGGTGACATAGGCGCCGTAAGCGGTGCCCGCCATCTCCTCGCCGAGGCGCCGGCAGTGCTCGGCGGTGATGTAACCGCGGTTGAGCGCCACCTCCTCGACACAGGCGATCCACTCGCCCTGGCGCTGCTCGACCAGCTGGACGTACTGCGCCGCCTGCAGCAGCGAGTCGTGGGTGCCCATGTCCAGCCAGGCGAAGCCGCGGCCCAGCTCGGTGAGGCGGGCCCGGCCCTGCGCCAGATAGGCGAGGTTGACATCGGTGATCTCCAGCTCGCCCCGCGCCGAGGGGGAGAGGTTCTTCGCGATCCCGACCACGTCGCTGTCGTAGAAGTACAGCCCCGTCACCGCGATGTTGGAGCGCGGCTCGGCGGGCTTCTCCTCCAGCGACAGCAGCCGGCCGTCGGCGTCGATCTCCCCGATGCCGTAGCGGTGCGGATCGCGCACCCGGTAGCCGAACAGCGCCGCACCGTCGAGCCGGCGCAGCGCGTCGTCCAGGAGCAGCGAGAACCGCGGCCCGTGGAAGATGTTGTCGCCCAGCACCAGCGCGACCTGGTCGTCCTCGATGAAGTCGGCGCCGATGACCAGCGCCTCGGCGATCCCGCGCGGCTGGTCCTGCTCGGCGTAGGAGATGTTCAGACCGAGCCGGGAGCCGTCACCCAGCAGGGCGCGGAAGCTGTCGGAGTGGTCCCTGGAGGAGATCACCAGGATGTCCCGCACACCGGCCAGCATCAGCACGGAGAGCGGATAGTAGATCATGGGCTTGTCGTAGACCGGCAGGATCTGTTTGGACAGCGCACCGGTCAGCGGGCGCAGCCGGGTGCCGCTGCCGCCGGCGAGGATGATGCCCTTCATCTCGGCCTTCCTTGAACGTCGTCGGTGGGGTGGTTTTCCGGTCCCTCGTGGCGTCCGCCGGGGCCTCGACGAGCCGGGCGGCCCCGCCGGCTCCCGCCCGCACGAGCCCCCCTTCCCGGCGCGGCGCGGCGGGGCGCACGCGGCGCGGCGGACGAGAGCCGTGCGGCGGGGTGGACGCGGTGCCGCGGACAGCGGGTGGACTCGGTGCGGCGGGCGGCGGGTGCACGCGGTGCGGCCGGTCCGGGGAAGGCAGGGCCTGCCCGAGTCCGCTGCCCGATCGTGCGGCCGTGCGATCGAGCGCAGGCGGAGAAGCACTGGAGGCCCCGCACCCCCGTACGGCGTGGAACGCAACTCGACCACCGCTCGAGCAGCGCTGCCTAGCTTCGACGTGATGCCCTGCGCGCTCGGCACCCGGGCCGGCGCCCGGTCACCGGACCGCGCCACGCACACCGGTGTCCCCCCATGGTGAAGTCGGAAGGAAACCCCTGAATGAGTACTGACAACGTCGCCGCCGGCGGCAAGACCGCCGGGGTGGGGAAGTCCCCGGGCATGGCCATCCTGATCACGGGCCTGACCGCCTTCATGGCCGGACTCGACAATCTGGTGGTCCTCGTCGCACTGCCCACCATCAGGGACGACCTCGGTGGCAGCCTGGAGGACCTGGAATGGACGGTGAACGCCTACACACTGTCGTTCGCCATGCTGATGATGTTCGGCGCCTCCCTGGGCGACCGCTTCGGGCGCCGCCGCATGTTCATCGTCGGCCTGCTGGTGTTCACCGCCGCGTCGGCCGGGGCCGCCGTGGCACCGGGCATCGGCGAGCTGATCGCCGCCCGCGTCATCCAGGGAGTCGGCGCCGCCATCATCATGCCGCTCTCCCTCACCCTGCTCACCCACGCCGTGCCCGCGGCCAAGCGCGGCGCCGCCCTCGGCATCTACAGCGCCGTCAGCGGACTGTCCATCGCCGGCGGCCCGCTGGTCGGCGGCATCGTGACCGAACACATCTCCTGGCACTGGATCTTCTGGATCAACGTGCCGGTCGGCCTGCTGCTCGTCCCGGCCGCCTGGCGCGCCCTGGCCGAGAGCCACGGCCCCAACGACCGCCTGGACGTGCCCGGCACGGTCCTGAGCGGCCTGGGCATCCTCGGCCTCGTCTACGGCCTGATCCGCGCCGGCGGCCACGACGGCTGGGGCGCCCCGCTGGTCGCCGGCCCGCTGGCCGCCGGCACCGTGCTGCTCGTGCTGTTCGTCCTGTGGGAACAGCGCAGCCGCGCCCCCATGCTGCCGATGCGCATGTTCCGCAACCGCGCCTTCAGCGCCGTCAACGCCGGCGCCCTGCTGATGGCCTTCGGCATGTACGGCGTGGTCTTCCTCATCACCCAGTTCATGCAGACCATCCAGCACATGTCACCCACCGAGGCGGGCGTGCGGATGCTGGCGTGGACGGCGATGCCGCTGCTGATCGCCCCCGTCGCGGGCATCCTCTCGGACCGGATCGGCGGCCGCCCCGTGGCCGTCTTCGGACTCGCCATGCTGGCCGCCGGATTCGCCTACTGGGCGCTGGCGATGAGCCCCGATGCCTCCTACCTCGAGCAGCTGCCCGGCTACCTCCTGGGCGGCGTGGGCGTCGCCTGCTTCTTCGCCCCGCTGTTCAACCTGACGATGGGCTCCGTCGACCCCGCCGAACAGGGCATCGCCTCCGGCGCCAACTCCGCCGCCCGCGAACTGGGCGCACCCCTGGGCGTGACCGTCCTGACCACCGTCTTCACCCACAACGGCGGCTACGCCTCGGGCCAGAACTTCGTCGACGGCTTCAAGCCCGCCCTGTGGATCGGCGCGGCCGCCATGGCGACCGCCGCCGTCGTGATGCTCTTCGCCTCCCGCACCACCCCCGCCGGCCAAGAGGAAGCCGACAGCGGCGAACCGGCCCTGGAAGCCGCCGTACCGGTCCCCACGGTCACCCGCTGACCCCCTCGTAACGCCGACCCGCGGCCCGGCGCGACACGCTCGCGCCGGGCCGCGGGGAGCGGGCATCCCCCCGCCGTCTTCCCTCACGCCACCGGCAGAAAGGCCGCGCGCGCCATGAAGGTTCTCTTCGCCAGTCTTGGAAACTACGGACACGTCTTCCCCCTGATGCCGCTCGCCGAGGCGGCACGCGACGCCGGCCACGAGGTCTGGTTCGCCACCAGCGAGCAGTTCCACCCGATCGTCGAGAAGTCGCAGCTCACCCCCGTCGCCGGCGGCATCACCGTCCCCGAGGCGTTCATCGAGGCGGCCGGCGGACAGGCGTTCCTGGACGCCAACGGCGGCTCCGCACAGGCCAGTGACATCCCCCCGCACGTCCTGGCGAGCCTGGCCGTCAAGGCGTTCGGCTCCGTCCTGCCGCGCGCCGTCCACGCCGACGTCACCCGCGCCCTGGACACCGTCCGGCCCGACCTCGTCGTCTACGAGAGCCTCAACCCGGGCGCCGGCTTCGCGGCCGCCGCCGCGGGCGTGCCCGCCGTGTGCCAGGCCATCGGCCGTGTCACCCCCCACCCCGACACCGACCCGCTGATCCAGCGCGAACTGTTCACCACCGCGAGCGACCTGGGCGTCGCCGACAAGATCGCCCCCAGCCGCAGCCTGGGCCACCCCTACATCGACATCTGCCCGCCGTCCGTGCAGGATCCGGACTTCCTCGCCTCGGACATCCGGATCATCCCGCAGCGCCCCGTCCCCTTCGGCGAACCGGGCGAGCTGCCCGCGAGCATCACCCAGGGCGAGGGCCCGCTGGTCTACCTCAGCTTCGGCACCGTGGTCACCTCCGCGCAGCTGCTGCGCACCGCGATCGACGGCCTGCTGCCGCTGGGCGTGCGCGTCCTGGTCGCGACCAGCTCCGTGGTGGACCCGGCCGAACTGGGCGAGCTGCCGGAGCGGGTCGTGGCGCTGTCGTGGGTGCCGCAGGTCGAGGCGCTGCGCCACGCCGACGTCGTCGTCCACCACGGCGGCCACGGCACCACCCTGGCCTCGCTGGCCGCGGGGCTGCCCCAGCTGATCCTGCCGCGCGAGGGCGACGGCCACGGCAACGCGCCCGCGGTGAGCGCGGCCGGAGCGGGACGCCTGCTGCTCGGCGACGCCGTGACCGCCGAGGCCGTGCAGGCCGAGGTGCGCACGCTGCTGAGCGACGACACCTACCGGAACGCCGCCCGCAAGATCGCCCAGGAGATCGCCGGGCTGCCCGGCCCGGCCGAGACGGTCGCCCGGTTCCCCGAGTTCACCCGCTGACCGCTCCCGCACCACAGCCGCCCCCCGCCCCGGCACCGGCGGGTGCGGCCCCGGCCGGATCCGGTACGCGCCCGCGCCCCGCGCTCACCCACCCGAGCACGGGGCGCGGGCGCGCGAGAGACCGGCGTCCACGGGCGTTCAAGTCGTCGTCCACTTCCGCGACCGGTGGCCCCGCCCAGACTGGCAAACCCCGGCCCTCCGCCGCGCCGGCGCCGCACCACGGCGACACGGCGGCGCGGCCACGCGGCGCGGCCACGCGGCGCGGCCGGCCCCCCGGAAATCCGGCCATCGGCCCTTCCCGGGCGCGCACGGCGACACCCCGGCGCCCGCCCCCCTTCCGGGGTGTCACCGTGCGCGCCCGGTGCTCTTCAACCGCCGGCCGGCAGTCATGGCCCGTGAAGTCGAAAGGAAGTAGCAGGATGCATTCCGAGGTGAACGGTGCCGACGACTTTCTGAGGTCGGCGGTGGACTGGGAGTCCCCACTGACCCCCGACGCGGGTGTCTTCCTCAAACAGAGGGAGGAGTCCGCCTCGTACGAGGTGCAGCGCATACCGCTGGCCGACCTGCCCAACTGGCATCTGGACGACCGGCTCAACCGCGCCGACGGCAAGTTCTTCACCGTCGAGGGCCTGCGCGTGCACACCGACTTCGGACCGGTACGGCAGTGGAGCCAGCCGATCATCGTCCAGCCCGAAGTCGGCATCCTCGGCATCATCGTCAAGCGGTTCAACGGCGTGCTCCACTTCCTCATGCAGGCGAAGATGGAGCCCGGCAACACCGCCTTCGTCCAGTACGCGGCGACCGTCCAGGCGACCCAGAGCAACTACAAGCGCGTCCACGGCGGCAGGGCCACCCCGTACCTGGAGTACTTCCTGGAGGGCACACGCCGGCGCGTCCTGTTCGACCAGCTGCTGTCCGAGCACGGCTACTGGTACCTGTACAAGAGGAACCGCAACATGATCGTCGAGGTTCCCGAGGACGAGGACGTACCCGTCGAGGAGGACTTCACCTGGCTCACCCTGGGCCAGCTGCGCCGGCAGCTGCTGCTGGGCAACCGCGTCAACATGAACGCCCGCACCGTGCTGTCCGGCATCGCCTACGGCACCGCCCCCGAGGAGGGGCCCTCCCACACCGGGCAGACCGACCCCTTCCACGCCGACCTGCTGACCTCGCACCGCACACCGGTCCGCGCGGCCGACCTCGCCACCACCCTGACGTGGCTGTTCGACCAGAAGGCGGCCTACAGCCTGGACGTGCGGCGCACCAGTCTGCGCGAGATGGACGAATGGATCGTCGACGACGACAGCATCCGCCATCGCGACGGCCGCATCTTCGACATCCTCGGCTTCTCGGTGCGGGCGACCAGCCGGGAGGTCGGCACCTGGTGGCAGCCCATGCTCGAACCCCGCCCCGGCAACACCGTGGCCCTGATCTGCCGGCGGCGGGCCGGCGTGCTGGAGTTCCTGCTCCAGGCCACCGTCCAGCCCGGCCTGACGGACCGTCTGGAACTGGGGCCCACCGTGCAGTTCTCCCCGGGCTACCACCGCGGCCCGCAGGACTTCCCGCCGCTGACCGCCTACCTCGACGCCCCCGCCTCCTGGGTCCGCCTGGACACGGTCCAGTCGGAGGACGGCGGGCGCTTCTCCCGCGCGGACACACGCCACCTGGTCGTCGAAGTCCCCGAGGACCACGAGGTCGACGTACCGGACAACTACCGGTGGATGACCCTCGGCCTGCTCAGCCGCCTCATCCACTTCGGATACCACGTCAACGTCGAGGCCCGGAGCCTGGCCGCATGCCTGCTGTGAGCGGCCCCGGCCCCGCCGGGGCCCGTACCGGCGCGCCGTACCCGACGCCCACTTCCCCCCGAAGCCGCAGCGTGCCGGGACCCGCCCCGCACCCGCGGCACGCGGGCACGCTGCCCGCACCCGATCCCGCCCGGACGCTGGAGGCAGCGCTGTGACCGTCAAGTCCCCGCTCATCGTGGTGCTGGGCGCCGCCGGCTTCGTCGGCTCCGCCGTCCTGCGCGAACTGGCACGCCACCCGGTACGGATACGGGCCGTCTCCCGCCGCCCGTGCCCCGTCCCCGAGGACGCCCGCGCCGAGATCGAGGTGATCTCCGCGGACCTGACCGAACCCGGCCGGATGGCCGCCGCCGTCCAGGACGCCGACGTCGTCATCCACGCCCTGGCGTACATCGCGGGGGCGTCCACCTGGCGCATCACCGACGGCGACGAGGGCGCCGCCCGTGTCCACGTGGGCCTGATGCGCGACCTGCTGCACGCCCTCGGCGAGCGCACCGTCTCCCCGCCGCCGACCGTGCTGTTCACCGGATCGGTCACCGCCGCCGGCACCGCCGACAAGGAGGTCCTGGACGGCAGCGAGCCCGACCGGCCCAAGGGCTACTACGAACGCCTCAAACTCGAAGCGGAACGACTGCTGCTGGAGGCCGACGCGGCGGGCACCGTGCGCGGCGCCTGCCTGCGCCTGACCACCCTGTACGGCTACAGCCCCGGCTCCACCGCCCGGGACAAGGGCATCGTCTCCACGATGACCCGCCGCGCGGTGGCCGGCGAGCCCCTGACCATGTGGCACGACGGCTCGGTGCGCCGGGACCTGCTCCACGTCGACGACGTCGCCCGCGCCTTCTGGGCCGCGATCGCCCGCATGGACGTCCTGCACGGCAAGCGCTGGCTGATCGGCACCGGCCGGGCCGCCCCCCTCGGCGAGGTCTTCCGGCAGGTCGCCGCGCTGGTCGCCGAGCAGACGGGCAAGGAGGCGGTGCCGGTGGTCTGCGTGGAGCCGCCCGAGTACGCCGAGGTCAGCGACTTCCGCAGCGTGACCGTCGACTCTGCCGCCTTCCGGGCCGCGACCGGCTGGGAACCGCAGGTGTCCCTGGACGAAGGGCTGCGCCTGACCACCCGGTTCTGCTCCAGCGGCCGCGAGGCCGGCGTGTCCTGAACCCGCCCCCGCCCGCACAAGCATCCACCCCCCCCCGAACGAGGAGAAGGTCGCGTGATCTACACACAGCTGGGCCGTACCGGCCTGCGGGTCAGCAGGCTGGCCCTGGGCACCGTCAACATCGGTGGCCGGGTGGAGGAGCCGGAGGCCCACCGCCTCCTGGACCATGCGCTGCAGCGGGGCATCAACCTGGTCGACACCGCCAACACCTACGGCTGGCGCGTCCACAAGGGCCACACCGAGGAAGTCATCGGCCGCTGGCTCGCCAAGAACCCCTCCCGCCGCGACGAGGTCGTCCTGGCCACCAAGGTGGGCGACCCGATGAGCGACCACGGCCTGAACGACCACGGCCTGTCGGCCCGCAACATCGTCGCCTCCTGCGAGGCGTCCCTGCGCCGGCTGGGCACCGACTGGATCGACCTGTACCAGATGCACCACCTGGACCGGACCGTGGGCTGGGACGAGGTCTGGCAGGCCATGGACCTCCTGGTCACCCAGGGCAAGGTGCGCTACGTCGGCTCCTCCAACTTCGCCGGCTGGGACATCGCCACCGCGCAGGCCGCCGCCCAGCGCAGGAACAGCCTGGGCCTGGTCTCCGAGCAGTTCGTGTACAACCTCGTCACCCGGTACACCGAACTGGAGGTCATCCCCGCCGCCCAGGCACACGGGCTCGGCCTGCTGGTGTGGTCGCCGCTGCACGGCGGCCTGCTCGGCGGCGTGCTGCGCAAGCTGGCGACCAACTCCGCCGTCAAGTCCGCGCAGGGCCGCGCGCTGGAGGCCCTGGACGCGCAGCGCGACACCATCGAGGCCTACGAGAAGCTGTGCGCCGAGTACGGCCTGGACCCGGCGGTGGTCGGCATGGCCTGGACACTGTCCCGCCCCGGCGTGACGGCCGCGGTGATCGGACCGCGCACCGAGCAGCACATCGACGGCGCCCTCGAAGCGCTGGACCACACCCTCCCGACCTCCCTGCTGGCCGAACTCGACCGGCTCTTCCCGCCGATCGGCAAGGGCGGACCCGCCCCCGACTGCTGGCTGAGCTGACCCCCGCCCACCACCGCACCCGGCGCTCGGGCGGCGCCTCGCGTCCCGCTCGCGCCGCCGCCGGCGCCGGGCGCGCTCCAGAGCGGCTCGACCGCCGGCCGCGATGCTCTGACCGAAACCCGCCCCTGCCCGCCCCCCTTTTCCCGACAGCCAGCCGAAAGAGGCCACAGATGTCCCGCAACCACCACACCCTCGTCCAGAGCTTCGTCGACATGATCAACAACCACGACGTGAGCACGATGGAGGAGCACACGGCCCCCGGCCACCTCGACCACAACCCGGCCGTCGCCGACGGCATCGACGCCAACCGGGCGTTCTGGGTCCAGGTGTTCGCCGCCTTCCCCGACCTGAAGGCCGAGCTCCACGACGTCATCGCCGAAGGCGACCGCGTCGCCGCGCGCCTGGAGTACAGCGCCACCCACCAGGGCACCTTCCTCGGCATACCGGCCAGCGGACGCCCGGTGAACTTCCAGTCCATCGACATCTGGCGGGTGCAGGACGGCCTGCTCGCCGAGCACTGGGACCAGCTGAACATGGACGACCTCTTCCGCCAGCTCGGCGTCGACCCGGCACCGGCCGCACAGGCCTGACCCGCCCGGCCGCGCCCGCCCCCACCCGGCCGCCGCATCCCGCCGCACGCCACAACCCGCCGCGGCCCGCCACAACCCGCCGCGGCCCGCCGTGCGCGCCGCGGCCGGCCGGGCGAGGGGGCGACGCGCGCTGCTCCACCCGGTCTTGAGCAGCGGCGCTTAACCTCCTGGACATGGACCGTCACAGCCTGGAAGTCAGCGAACTCGGCCTGCCCGGCGCGTTCCTGCTGACGCCCCGGGCTGTCACGGACGAGGTCGTCGTCCGCTACGAGACGTTCCGCCAGGACGACGTCGAGAACGGGACCGGACGGCCCTTCGCGATCCGTTACAGCGACCTGTCGGCCGCCCGGCGCCTGGTGCTGCGCGGCATCCACGGCAGCGCCGGCGAGGACGCCCGCCCCCGCCTGTTCGACTGCGTCAGGGGCTCCGCCGTCCACGTCGTGGTGGACCTGCGCGTCGGCTCCCCCGAGTACGGCCGTCACGAGGTGCTCCGGCTCGACCACCGCGACACCTGCGGCGTGTTCGTCTCCGAGGGCCTGGGCCACGCCTGGCTCGCACTCGAGGACGACACGGTCGTCGCCTGCCACAGCTCCCTGCCCCGCACACCCGGCTCCGGCTACACCGTCAGCGCCCTCGACCCCGCCCTCGCCCTGCCGTGGGGGCTCACCCAGGCGCCGGTGATGTCCGACGAGGACCTGGCCGCGCCCACCGCGGCCGAGGCCCTGGCCAGAGGCCTCCTGCCGGCCTACGAGGCCTGCCTCGCCCTCCACGACCGCCCCGTGCTCACCGGCGACTGAGAACCGCCGGCCACGGCTTCGTGCCCGCACGGCCCCGCGACCATGAATCGCTCACGTCCCCGAGAGGACCACGACACCCGCACGGGCGGGAGCAGCGCACTGTCCGCGCGGCCGGCCCGCGTGGGAGGTTCGGGGTCCGATGACAGAGACACAAGGGGGCCGAATGCGAATCTCTGTTCTGGGATCGTTGGACGCCGAGCTGAAGGGCGTCTCGATCCTGCCCACAGCGGCGAAGCCGCGGCAGATCATGGCACTGCTCGCGATCTACGCCAACCAGGTGCTGCCGGTGTCCGCGCTGATGGAGGAGATCTGGGGCGACGCACCGCCGCGCAGCGCGCTCACCACCCTGCAGACCTACATCCTCCAGCTGCGGCGCTGCATGGAGAAGGCACTGGACGGGGAGCCCGGCGGCTCCAAGGAACTGCTGCTGACCCGGCACGGGGGATACCTCCTGCAGACCACGCCCGGCAGCATCGACGCGCACGAGCACGACCGGCTGTCCAACCTCGGCCAGCGCGCCCTGGACCGCGGCGAGCACCGCGAGGCCGCCGAACTGTTCCGCGACGCCCTCGGCCTGTGGCGCGGCCCGGCCCTCGTCGACGTACGCACCGGCCCGCTCCTGGAGATCGAGGCGATGCGGCTGGAGGAGAGCCGGCTGGGGGTGCTGGAGCGCCGTATCGACGTCGAGCTGCGCCTGGGCCGCCACGGCGAACTGCTCACCGAA includes:
- a CDS encoding AfsR/SARP family transcriptional regulator, with translation MRISVLGSLDAELKGVSILPTAAKPRQIMALLAIYANQVLPVSALMEEIWGDAPPRSALTTLQTYILQLRRCMEKALDGEPGGSKELLLTRHGGYLLQTTPGSIDAHEHDRLSNLGQRALDRGEHREAAELFRDALGLWRGPALVDVRTGPLLEIEAMRLEESRLGVLERRIDVELRLGRHGELLTELTALAARHPLHEGLHAQCMVAFYRAGRPSAALDVFQNLRTRLVEELGIEPSQRLQHLQRAVLASDPALDVDTGSGRMLDRFA
- the rfbC gene encoding dTDP-4-dehydrorhamnose 3,5-epimerase yields the protein MDRHSLEVSELGLPGAFLLTPRAVTDEVVVRYETFRQDDVENGTGRPFAIRYSDLSAARRLVLRGIHGSAGEDARPRLFDCVRGSAVHVVVDLRVGSPEYGRHEVLRLDHRDTCGVFVSEGLGHAWLALEDDTVVACHSSLPRTPGSGYTVSALDPALALPWGLTQAPVMSDEDLAAPTAAEALARGLLPAYEACLALHDRPVLTGD
- a CDS encoding ester cyclase yields the protein MSRNHHTLVQSFVDMINNHDVSTMEEHTAPGHLDHNPAVADGIDANRAFWVQVFAAFPDLKAELHDVIAEGDRVAARLEYSATHQGTFLGIPASGRPVNFQSIDIWRVQDGLLAEHWDQLNMDDLFRQLGVDPAPAAQA